Proteins from a genomic interval of Equus quagga isolate Etosha38 chromosome 11, UCLA_HA_Equagga_1.0, whole genome shotgun sequence:
- the RARA gene encoding retinoic acid receptor alpha isoform X2, which translates to MYESVEVGGLTPTPNPFLVVDFYNQNRACLLPEKGLPAPGPYSTPLRTPLWNGSNHSIETQSSSSEEIVPSPPSPPPLPRIYKPCFVCQDKSSGYHYGVSACEGCKGFFRRSIQKNMVYTCHRDKSCIINKVTRNRCQYCRLQKCLEVGMSRESVRNDRNKKKKEAPKPECSESYTLTPEVGELIEKVRKAHQETFPALCQLGKYTTNNSSEQRVSLDIDLWDKFSELSTKCIIKTVEFAKQLPGFTTLTIADQITLLKAACLDILILRICTRYTPEQDTMTFSDGLTLNRTQMHNAGFGPLTDLVFAFANQLLPLEMDDAETGLLSAICLICGDRQDLEQPDRVDMLQEPLLEALKVYVRKRRPSRPHMFPKMLMKITDLRSISAKGAERVITLKMEIPGSMPPLIQEMLENSEGLDTLSGQPGGGGRDGGGLVPPPGSCSPSLSPSSNRSSPATHSP; encoded by the exons ATGTACGAGAGTGTAGAAGTGGGGGGCCTTACGCCCACCCCCAATCCCTTCCTAGTGGTGGATTTTTATAACCAGAATCGGGCTTGTTTGCTCCCGGAGAAGGGGCTCCCCGCCCCCGGTCCCTACTCCACCCCGCTCCGGACTCCGCTTTGGAATGGCTCAAACCACT CCATCGAGACCCAGAGCAGCAGTTCAGAAGAGATAGTGCCCAGCCCTCCCTCGCCACCCCCTCTCCCCCGCATCTATAAGCCTTGCTTTGTCTGTCAAGACAAATCCTCAGGCTACCACTATGGGGTCAGCGCCTGTGAGGGCTGCAAG GGCTTCTTCCGCCGCAGCATCCAGAAGAACATGGTGTACACGTGTCACCGGGACAAGAGCTGCATCATCAACAAGGTGACCCGGAACCGCTGCCAGTACTGCCGGCTGCAGAAGTGCCTCGAAGTGGGCATGTCCAGGGAGT CCGTGAGGAATGACCggaacaagaagaagaaggaggcGCCCAAGCCCGAGTGCTCAGAGAGCTACACACTGACGCCGGAGGTGGGGGAGCTCATCGAGAAGGTGCGCAAAGCGCACCAGGAAACCTTTCCTGCCCTCTGCCAGCTGGGCAAATACACTACG AACAACAGCTCAGAACAACGTGTCTCTCTGGACATTGACCTCTGGGACAAGTTCAGTGAACTCTCCACCAAGTGCATCATTAAGACTGTGGAGTTCGCCAAGCAACTGCCCGGCTTCACCACCCTCACCATTGCTGACCAGATCACCCTCCTCAAGGCTGCCTGCCTGGACATCCTG ATCTTGCGGATCTGCACGCGGTACACGCCCGAGCAGGACACAATGACCTTCTCAGACGGGCTGACCCTCAACCGGACCCAGATGCACAACGCTGGCTTCGGCCCCCTCACGGACCTGGTCTTTGCCTTCGCCAACCAGCTTCTGCCCCTGGAGATGGATGATGCTGAGACCGGGCTGCTCAGCGCCATCTGCCTCATCTGTGGAG ACCGGCAGGACCTGGAGCAGCCAGACAGGGTGGACATGCTGCAGGAGCCGCTGCTCGAGGCGCTGAAGGTCTATGTGCGGAAACGGAGGCCCAGCCGCCCCCACATGTTCCCCAAGATGCTGATGAAGATCACAGACCTGCGAAGCATCAGTGCTAAGG GGGCCGAGCGGGTGATCACGCTGAAGATGGAGATCCCGGGCTCCATGCCACCTCTCATCCAGGAAATGCTGGAGAACTCAGAGGGCCTGGACACTCTGAGCGGACAGccagggggcggggggcgggaTGGGGGCGGCCTGGTCCCCCCACCCGGCAGCTGtagccccagcctcagccccagctcGAACAGAAGCAGCCCCGCCACCCACTCCCCGTGA
- the RARA gene encoding retinoic acid receptor alpha isoform X4, with protein MAQTTVAIETQSSSSEEIVPSPPSPPPLPRIYKPCFVCQDKSSGYHYGVSACEGCKGFFRRSIQKNMVYTCHRDKSCIINKVTRNRCQYCRLQKCLEVGMSRESVRNDRNKKKKEAPKPECSESYTLTPEVGELIEKVRKAHQETFPALCQLGKYTTNNSSEQRVSLDIDLWDKFSELSTKCIIKTVEFAKQLPGFTTLTIADQITLLKAACLDILILRICTRYTPEQDTMTFSDGLTLNRTQMHNAGFGPLTDLVFAFANQLLPLEMDDAETGLLSAICLICGDRQDLEQPDRVDMLQEPLLEALKVYVRKRRPSRPHMFPKMLMKITDLRSISAKGAERVITLKMEIPGSMPPLIQEMLENSEGLDTLSGQPGGGGRDGGGLVPPPGSCSPSLSPSSNRSSPATHSP; from the exons ATGGCTCAAACCACTGTAG CCATCGAGACCCAGAGCAGCAGTTCAGAAGAGATAGTGCCCAGCCCTCCCTCGCCACCCCCTCTCCCCCGCATCTATAAGCCTTGCTTTGTCTGTCAAGACAAATCCTCAGGCTACCACTATGGGGTCAGCGCCTGTGAGGGCTGCAAG GGCTTCTTCCGCCGCAGCATCCAGAAGAACATGGTGTACACGTGTCACCGGGACAAGAGCTGCATCATCAACAAGGTGACCCGGAACCGCTGCCAGTACTGCCGGCTGCAGAAGTGCCTCGAAGTGGGCATGTCCAGGGAGT CCGTGAGGAATGACCggaacaagaagaagaaggaggcGCCCAAGCCCGAGTGCTCAGAGAGCTACACACTGACGCCGGAGGTGGGGGAGCTCATCGAGAAGGTGCGCAAAGCGCACCAGGAAACCTTTCCTGCCCTCTGCCAGCTGGGCAAATACACTACG AACAACAGCTCAGAACAACGTGTCTCTCTGGACATTGACCTCTGGGACAAGTTCAGTGAACTCTCCACCAAGTGCATCATTAAGACTGTGGAGTTCGCCAAGCAACTGCCCGGCTTCACCACCCTCACCATTGCTGACCAGATCACCCTCCTCAAGGCTGCCTGCCTGGACATCCTG ATCTTGCGGATCTGCACGCGGTACACGCCCGAGCAGGACACAATGACCTTCTCAGACGGGCTGACCCTCAACCGGACCCAGATGCACAACGCTGGCTTCGGCCCCCTCACGGACCTGGTCTTTGCCTTCGCCAACCAGCTTCTGCCCCTGGAGATGGATGATGCTGAGACCGGGCTGCTCAGCGCCATCTGCCTCATCTGTGGAG ACCGGCAGGACCTGGAGCAGCCAGACAGGGTGGACATGCTGCAGGAGCCGCTGCTCGAGGCGCTGAAGGTCTATGTGCGGAAACGGAGGCCCAGCCGCCCCCACATGTTCCCCAAGATGCTGATGAAGATCACAGACCTGCGAAGCATCAGTGCTAAGG GGGCCGAGCGGGTGATCACGCTGAAGATGGAGATCCCGGGCTCCATGCCACCTCTCATCCAGGAAATGCTGGAGAACTCAGAGGGCCTGGACACTCTGAGCGGACAGccagggggcggggggcgggaTGGGGGCGGCCTGGTCCCCCCACCCGGCAGCTGtagccccagcctcagccccagctcGAACAGAAGCAGCCCCGCCACCCACTCCCCGTGA
- the RARA gene encoding retinoic acid receptor alpha isoform X3: MSRAAVGGSPGAIETQSSSSEEIVPSPPSPPPLPRIYKPCFVCQDKSSGYHYGVSACEGCKGFFRRSIQKNMVYTCHRDKSCIINKVTRNRCQYCRLQKCLEVGMSRESVRNDRNKKKKEAPKPECSESYTLTPEVGELIEKVRKAHQETFPALCQLGKYTTNNSSEQRVSLDIDLWDKFSELSTKCIIKTVEFAKQLPGFTTLTIADQITLLKAACLDILILRICTRYTPEQDTMTFSDGLTLNRTQMHNAGFGPLTDLVFAFANQLLPLEMDDAETGLLSAICLICGDRQDLEQPDRVDMLQEPLLEALKVYVRKRRPSRPHMFPKMLMKITDLRSISAKGAERVITLKMEIPGSMPPLIQEMLENSEGLDTLSGQPGGGGRDGGGLVPPPGSCSPSLSPSSNRSSPATHSP, translated from the exons CCATCGAGACCCAGAGCAGCAGTTCAGAAGAGATAGTGCCCAGCCCTCCCTCGCCACCCCCTCTCCCCCGCATCTATAAGCCTTGCTTTGTCTGTCAAGACAAATCCTCAGGCTACCACTATGGGGTCAGCGCCTGTGAGGGCTGCAAG GGCTTCTTCCGCCGCAGCATCCAGAAGAACATGGTGTACACGTGTCACCGGGACAAGAGCTGCATCATCAACAAGGTGACCCGGAACCGCTGCCAGTACTGCCGGCTGCAGAAGTGCCTCGAAGTGGGCATGTCCAGGGAGT CCGTGAGGAATGACCggaacaagaagaagaaggaggcGCCCAAGCCCGAGTGCTCAGAGAGCTACACACTGACGCCGGAGGTGGGGGAGCTCATCGAGAAGGTGCGCAAAGCGCACCAGGAAACCTTTCCTGCCCTCTGCCAGCTGGGCAAATACACTACG AACAACAGCTCAGAACAACGTGTCTCTCTGGACATTGACCTCTGGGACAAGTTCAGTGAACTCTCCACCAAGTGCATCATTAAGACTGTGGAGTTCGCCAAGCAACTGCCCGGCTTCACCACCCTCACCATTGCTGACCAGATCACCCTCCTCAAGGCTGCCTGCCTGGACATCCTG ATCTTGCGGATCTGCACGCGGTACACGCCCGAGCAGGACACAATGACCTTCTCAGACGGGCTGACCCTCAACCGGACCCAGATGCACAACGCTGGCTTCGGCCCCCTCACGGACCTGGTCTTTGCCTTCGCCAACCAGCTTCTGCCCCTGGAGATGGATGATGCTGAGACCGGGCTGCTCAGCGCCATCTGCCTCATCTGTGGAG ACCGGCAGGACCTGGAGCAGCCAGACAGGGTGGACATGCTGCAGGAGCCGCTGCTCGAGGCGCTGAAGGTCTATGTGCGGAAACGGAGGCCCAGCCGCCCCCACATGTTCCCCAAGATGCTGATGAAGATCACAGACCTGCGAAGCATCAGTGCTAAGG GGGCCGAGCGGGTGATCACGCTGAAGATGGAGATCCCGGGCTCCATGCCACCTCTCATCCAGGAAATGCTGGAGAACTCAGAGGGCCTGGACACTCTGAGCGGACAGccagggggcggggggcgggaTGGGGGCGGCCTGGTCCCCCCACCCGGCAGCTGtagccccagcctcagccccagctcGAACAGAAGCAGCCCCGCCACCCACTCCCCGTGA